A DNA window from Clostridia bacterium contains the following coding sequences:
- a CDS encoding sugar ABC transporter substrate-binding protein — protein SPEQKPAPPPPVLGVSILTGAHKETMDPWQKELEKLAKEKKVRLIWKKAQDAGEQEKQFEELLKAKPDAIIAFMPDVQPAKRMAQKAEEQDARLLAVGVMPPDSPLDGFVGVDLKTIGREQGEFVAESLGDLSSGRVLIMMTDARNEWEQQILAGNREGLARHGGLVVIEREMPTADIPLALNRLWDELGALDAVITHDDETTKKVLVSLAGQPFAPVTAGIGVSKETAQFIAAGKHHGEMDLEPEAMARYAFDAAVKLANSGEWDYESWVDSGSYQVPVLYTPSRVITRDNVSLLKARHGTIEPKAPDGQVDGSGGGKENPSDGGGEKEQGQQGSKIKVKLKDGQELEFMVPGEVQGVELENGGGEKKQQEEQKGGEGQQS, from the coding sequence GTCTCCGGAGCAAAAGCCCGCTCCGCCCCCGCCGGTCCTCGGGGTGAGCATCCTGACCGGGGCTCATAAGGAAACCATGGATCCCTGGCAAAAAGAGTTGGAAAAGCTGGCCAAGGAAAAAAAGGTGCGGCTGATCTGGAAAAAGGCGCAAGATGCCGGGGAACAGGAAAAGCAGTTTGAGGAACTCCTCAAAGCCAAGCCTGATGCCATTATCGCCTTTATGCCGGATGTGCAACCGGCCAAGAGGATGGCCCAAAAGGCCGAAGAGCAGGACGCGCGGCTGCTGGCCGTCGGTGTAATGCCGCCCGATAGCCCCTTGGACGGCTTTGTGGGGGTTGATCTAAAGACCATTGGGCGGGAGCAAGGAGAATTTGTGGCGGAAAGCCTGGGAGATCTCTCCTCCGGCAGGGTTTTGATCATGATGACTGATGCCCGCAATGAGTGGGAGCAGCAAATCCTGGCGGGCAACCGGGAAGGGCTGGCCCGGCACGGGGGCCTGGTGGTGATCGAACGGGAGATGCCCACCGCCGATATCCCCCTGGCCCTGAACCGGCTCTGGGACGAGTTGGGAGCCCTGGACGCGGTTATTACCCATGACGACGAGACCACGAAAAAAGTGCTGGTCTCCCTGGCAGGGCAGCCTTTTGCCCCGGTCACCGCCGGGATCGGCGTTTCCAAGGAGACGGCCCAGTTTATTGCCGCCGGCAAGCATCACGGGGAAATGGATTTGGAACCGGAAGCCATGGCCAGGTACGCGTTTGATGCGGCGGTGAAGCTGGCCAACTCCGGGGAATGGGATTACGAGAGCTGGGTAGACAGCGGTTCCTATCAGGTGCCGGTATTATACACTCCCAGCCGGGTGATTACCAGGGACAACGTCTCCCTGTTAAAAGCCAGGCACGGGACCATTGAGCCCAAAGCCCCCGACGGGCAAGTAGACGGCAGTGGCGGCGGCAAGGAAAACCCGTCTGACGGCGGCGGGGAAAAAGAGCAGGGTCAGCAAGGGAGCAAGATCAAAGTGAAACTGAAGGATGGACAAGAGTTGGAGTTCATGGTGCCCGGAGAAGTGCAGGGCGTTGAACTGGAGAACGGGGGCGGGGAGAAAAAGCAGCAGGAAGAACAAAAGGGAGGTGAAGGACAGCAGTCTTAA